The Neodiprion lecontei isolate iyNeoLeco1 chromosome 6, iyNeoLeco1.1, whole genome shotgun sequence sequence cgtttgactcattacctgtaataaaacccgcaaatgtagaccaattatccactatatttgaaacgatactcattctcacctctgcgtgtcgatcttgagtgccgtatacacaatacgccaacgcgcgaaaaagacaattcccgtcgggaatcatcttgataattttcgtttgcatgttcatttttggcgcgtcagaaacagatacctataaagatatttgtcaaagactgtcataaacagccgatgacagctgtcaaagggtttgctagatgctttttgttttgttttcgggatctcaccccaccgccaacttcatgcgtatactattgttattataatctttttttactattgttattataatctttttctacgttcatttgtttgaaacttttttattagatagagagatagcGTAATTTTAGATTCTCTGCCCCCCTCACCTATAGTAAGAAGTTATGATATTCAGTCAACACCCCCCCTCCCCTAAACGCCTTACATAATTTATGAACGGCCCCTAAGgagataaataatgataaaaatgctattgttgggcgccagacgcagtAGCGTCAGATATAAGTTGATTATAGACTAGACCAGGGAAGAGCCgatcaggttctacgacggttttgcacaacCGGCTCAGTaaagacaagataatggtagaggggaggGTTCGTATCCGACAGATAAACACGATATAATGGAAACCGGTAATAGTATCGAATATATTAAAGAAAGGCGAGCGATATTAATCACAAGCGAGAGATGCAAGACATTCAGGTACAATTAAATCATGAAGACATTCAAATACATTCAGAAAAAAGGTATGAGTGAGACTTGACGGATTAACAAGACAAGAGATGTGATGAGCGATAGAAATGCGTGTGTTCGCGATACTATTGAGATACACTCAGCAAGATTTACAAAATAGGTCAATCAAGGTAGGCTAGCATGCAATCCACAATCTAACGTTTTTCAATTAAGGTAACAAGGCAAGCGACCACAAACTGCGATGGCGAGGGAATAGTAATATTACAATAAAGAGAAATTGTCATGGTAGTCTACGGTTAAAGCACAGAATCTTACaaataatgaagaaattgagaaatatcaTGAGAAACGAAAGGAACAAGAGGTAGAAGTCAACCAGATGATATCTAACAAGGAAAATCATTCCGCTGACATCtttcgattttgatgaaattcataTGTTATTCTACATCAAAATCTAAGAgacgcgtatttttttttatcggcggaAAAACGTTTCTAGGGGGTGAAATGATGCTCTGAAGTTGAGACCTCCGAGGGGTACTTTTCAGGTTTCACCTATTTTCACTTGAGATAATCGAATGCACCCAGATGGATAATTACCTTAATGATAAAAGCTGGATCTAAATaattaaacaatgaattcCCAAACACAATTTTcgagagaatacaaaatacaaaattatgagagagtgagaatttcggagagttcaCAAAATGAAGAGATACACTAAATATACCGCAGTACAAAAGAATCAAGAATAATACCCAGAACTTGACTTAACAtgatacagagaaaaaaataacaggcaaaaataatctAGAATTGCCAATAGCACTAGAAAAAGGTGCAGTAATATTTACTggctgattctacgctcggttATACTTCAAGGAACTCGATGTACGATACAATAagcagaaaataaataaaaatatattaagcaataacagaaataaaatataaggaaCACTGctattacaaataattacGAAACGAAAGGTAAAGCCACTAGGGCtaaaaatacgatagaaactACAGAAGCAGACTAATAGAAATTCACGAACAatcagaaaattcataaatacaGGAGAACTGTTCACAAACAACCTTGTGAAACCAACTTGTCGGTCGCGCGCCGTACAATTCACGTACCGCAACAAGCGTTTCACGCTTTCCAGTCGCGCGCCACAGAAGAAAGCATGACGTCACACGCGCCGCTCacgccacccacgcagccGAGCGCGTCCCGCAATCAGCCAACGTGGTCTCCCGCTGTTGAAGTGGTACCGAGGCTGCGATAAGAGACCACCGATCTCACCGATCGGCAGGACAACTTCGGTCTCGCCGGAATTGACCAGCTATAGGGACCGTGCATTAGACCGTCACGCCAACTGGTGATAGAAATGTTAAAACTTCGGGCAAAAAAGTTAGGCAAAAGCACGCGATATTTTGTTTCtctatttttaataatataaatattaaaattattcataatgTCTTCATCCGTAAAGTCTTGCTGTATCAAAGGATGTACAGAAAAATCACGTCGGATGCACCAAGTCAATTCGctagtaaaattttattgttttccttCGAGTGAACATGGAGTCTCATGGAAGTGTGATAAACGTATCAAGTGGATAAATGCCGTGAAAAATTATGTGTGAGtaatgaattataattattagcAACAGTAGTAAtgttattattcaaaaatttttagatgaaatagtgatattttattaaaaaaaaaaattacatacaataattaaatttaaatttatggAGTAGTATAAATCTAACCCTcaaattttgttgtttattttaGGAAAAATCCGAAAAACTGGGAGCCAAATCAACATACAAGAATTTGTAGTGCTCACTTcataaataatagtaaatcagATAACTCCAATCACCCATCATACATTCCTTCTATTTTTCctggaaaagaaaatgttaaGAAATCAATTCAACGGCTGCAACGATTTGAACGGTCAAGAATACgtcaattaaataaacaaatcaaCGTCTCGAAATCTGTAGTGATTAATAATACAAACAGCAGTATGAACAGTGATAATTCAATAGCATATAAGGATACTAGTTGTTTGAGTGACATTGTCATGGAGCAAGACACAGAAGTTCAGGAAGACTTTTTTATGAATGATACGAATGCTTCTGATATGAATACTTCTCCTCGGGTTTTTCGAAGTATAACTTGTCACACTGAGCAATTTATATCAGATAGTTCGACTGATACTtgtacttatttttttgtaatttgaatCATCATGATGGCATTAGTACCGCTGCAGTCCAGGTCAATATATCTGTGACAAAAACCACGGATAAAATGTGTCAAGCTTCGATGCCACTTATGAAGAAAAAGGTCCAAGATTCCAGTTGCGATCCAATCGATTTTGAATCCGAAAAATCGCAATGTCGAGGTTTTCATGGGTTATCATCTATCACAACTAATGAAGCTATGAGTAGCTTAACGGGTGTTACATTGTCTATATTCTCATTCCTTTTAAATCTACTCCCAGACTGCAAAAATTctaaagttgataaaaaaacaaaattattgataACATTGGTGAAACTAAAAACCGGTTTGACATTTACCGCGATGTCAGTCTTGTTCGATATTCATCGCACTACTGTTTAtcgaatatttataaataatctgCAGCAGATgaacataataataaaaaacttcATTTTCTGGCCATCAAAAGTCGCTGTACAAACAACCTTACCAGAAGCATTCAAAATACATTACCCCAACACACGTGTTATTATTGATTGCACCGAAGTCAAGACAGAAGTTCCACCAGAAGTTAAACATCGGGTTCTAATGTATTCAGATTATAAACATCATcacacaataaaatttttagttgGATGTGCTCCAAATGGATTTATAAGTTTTCTGTCAAAGTGTTATGGTGGTCGTGCTGGTGATTGTTACATTACAAATGATTGTGGTTTAGTGGATTTAATTGAGCCTGGAGATGTTGTGCTAGCAGATAAAGGATTCCCACAAATACAAACTAAAGTCGACGAAAAAAACGCAATCTTTGTGATGCCTCCATTTTGTACAAAAGATCAATTTTCACCTGATGAAGTAGATGAAACTTACAATATTGCTTCAGTGAGAATACACATTGAACGAGTGAATCAAAGAATAAAAGACTTTTATATTCTCTCCAAAGTGCCAGCATCACTATTTTCTCATAttgatgaaattgtttttgtcaTTTGTgctattataaatattcaaaagcCTCTGTTTAAAGAACGAGATCAATCAACGACAGAATGTAAAACGAAggaataaattgtaaatttaaagAATTAAATAACATGTGTAATTAGTATGAAATGTAACTTTATTAGAATCTGATGAATAAACtattaaaataatcaaagtatatatttttttttggaactgtgcttaaattatgaatttttatatcataaaaatacttacaaaaatatttggtAATGTTATTTTGgctgtattattataaattataaattattttctatatttatttattaaaaaaaggaaaactaACAGAacattcttaaaaaaattctataagttgacagttatttttaaataacttttaaaaGATATCTGTAATTGTTTACtttttataatcaataaataatcttGGAAgataattaacaaaataaaattgctctagattaatgttattcttggatatgaaggtcacaactcaaaacacttttttatcgtgttaacgtttcggccctggtgggggccctcctcagaacattttatttaaacatctgtcacgaacaaaaataaaataatgtacaactagGTTTTAACAAAATTAGACATAgtggtataaataatatgcaaGTATGTTTGAGCAAGTATAAAAGAGGAATTACCTAGTATGAGATGACACTTCCAATTACATAGAATGCGTGTTggtaattgatgaataaatagaaacaataaaaaacaataaaaaacaataaaaacaaaaaccgaaacacaCTGCGTTCGCGACACGTAATTCCCACGAATTCATATTTGTTGTTAGTttggtaaaatgaaataaaacacacTGCCGTTATAGGTTGAGTCCAGAGCACAAGTGGAACGTCCAGTGTGTAGTGGGGAAAGGTCGATATCGATAGTTATCAGAGCAAACGCAGAGTCAACGAGTTAAaaggaaaccaaaatttttgttaaggaggtaaaatcgagagcaagctcagtcggtaatggaCAATTACAATGGTCGTATCACAGAGGTGTGAATATTACTTAGATGTTCTATGTCTTGTTTACGGTTGACAGAATTGggatgtgcaacaatattgcacatttctaacagtAGCCTATTGTAATACAACGGTTCGACGTCAATAATGctggcttgagaataattaaaagagtggtcgaaatcgatggcatGTCTCGTCAATGCAGTATAATCATCCTCGTGTTCATGGATATTGCGTTTATGCTCGGTTATCCTGGTGTGTAGCTGCCTACTAGTTTGGCCTATGTAAGACATGTTGCATTGGTTGCaaggtattttgtaaactacacCAGAGCGCATACCCAGGGGTAAGGGTCCTTACCCGAATCAAACATCGAGGATAGATCATGTGCACATTTAcccacaaattgaattttgtacttaGAGGATGTTCTGTTGAGTGACTCAAACAACCCCGCGACGTATGGGATGGAACTATAGCTTTTTTGATTGGTTTGTGTAGTAGTTACATGGATATTATTGTTAGGGCTGGTCGATGACAAGCTGGAATCGTATTTAAACTGTACATGTTTGTTGAGCAGGCGAGGTGGATAGTCGTTTTTACTTAGTACCTGCTGAATcaaggacaaattttttttgtgaaattccaTACTTGAGAGTCGGATCGCTCTGTCAACTAAGCAAttaatcgttccaattttgtatgatctgggatggtgagaatggtaatttaaatacctttgTGACCAAGTAGCCTTATGAAACCAATCAGTTTTAATAAACTGGTTATCATTGATGATCAGGACATCTGAAAAGCTAATTCGGTGATTAGACTCTAATTCAGAGGTAAATTGTAGTCTCGGATGGAAACTGTTGAAGACGGAAAGCATTTCTGCAACTTTATCCGAAGGGACAGCTGTAATTATGTCGTCTACATAtctgaaaaagaatgaaggCTTGAAGTCTAGTTTGTTGAGACAATATTGTTCAAGATCATCCAAAACCAAATCAGACAAAATTGGAGAGAGCGGTGAGCCCATCGGTAAACCATAAGTTTGAGCATATATGTtatgattaaatttaaatatggcAGCCTTAAAACATATGTGCAATGCTTTTAAGAGTTCGTTAAGTGGGACCGGAATTTCGTCCACCAACTGATGCCAGCGCTGTCTAACAGCGTTGATTGCAAGATCTTGTGGAACATTTGTGAACAATGACACAACATCCAGCGAAACTAAAATATGATCAGGTGGGAGACGAAAGTCCCTAAT is a genomic window containing:
- the LOC124295159 gene encoding uncharacterized protein LOC124295159; protein product: MCQASMPLMKKKVQDSSCDPIDFESEKSQCRGFHGLSSITTNEAMSSLTGVTLSIFSFLLNLLPDCKNSKVDKKTKLLITLVKLKTGLTFTAMSVLFDIHRTTVYRIFINNLQQMNIIIKNFIFWPSKVAVQTTLPEAFKIHYPNTRVIIDCTEVKTEVPPEVKHRVLMYSDYKHHHTIKFLVGCAPNGFISFLSKCYGGRAGDCYITNDCGLVDLIEPGDVVLADKGFPQIQTKVDEKNAIFVMPPFCTKDQFSPDEVDETYNIASVRIHIERVNQRIKDFYILSKVPASLFSHIDEIVFVICAIINIQKPLFKERDQSTTECKTKE